TCAAAGTCATTCCTACAAAGTCACATTTAATAGGATACCTGCGGTGCATGCGGTCAACAAGTGCTACCGTTTTTACACTGCGTACAGGTTGTTCCAGGATTTTCATTACACCGTATTGCATGGTGGTCCCGGAATTGATCACGTCATCCACCAGGATAACCGATTTCCCGTGAAACAAGGTCGGATCAATCGAACACTTAATGGTTGAATCCAACGGATGGTCTTTGTCCAGTTCGATTTTGAAATACGTTACTTCCTGGGAACTGTTTTTCCTTACGATCTCTGTAATCTGCTGTGCAAAGGTTTCCCCGTTGCCAATGATGCCCCCGATAAACAATTCAGGAATTCCATAGGTGTTCTCTAAAATTTCGTGCGCTAAACGCATGATTTTTTGCTCAATCTGGTGCTGATTCAAAACCAATTTCATGGAAATAATAATTTGGTATAAAAGTAGTCAATTTTAAGAGAGTTCAGGAAGCTTAGGGGTTCAAAAGTTTACACTTCGACTTGCTCAGTGTTCTTATGCTTGCAGTATCACTAAAAGGAGGCTGAGCGGAGCCGAAGACACCTTTTCCACTCAGTCATCTTTTAAGTTGCCTGAAATGATTAATTTTGATTGAGCTACATGAGATAAGTCACCATGCATCATTCATTATTGTTTTTTCTTTGCCTTCTTTTCGGAGTTTTTATGCTGGTTATGCTGGCGCAGCGTGTAAAAATCGCTTACCCGATCTTCCTGGTTTTGGCGGGGCTGGGAATCAGTATGATCCCCGGAATTCCGAAAGTGACGATTGACCCGGAGATTATTTTTTTGATCTTCCTGCCACCGTTGCTTTACGAAGCAGCCTGGTATACCTCGTGGAATGATTTCTGGAAATGGAAGCGCCCGATCTCGCTCCTTGCCTTCGGATTGGTTTTCTTTACATCTTTAATTGTTGCCTTTGTTTCCAGTTCCATCATACCAGATTTCAGCCTGGCGATGGGATTTTTACTGGGAGGTATTATTTCTCCTCCGGATGCAGTAGCAGCGGCAACTGTGTTAAAAGGAATGCCTGTCCCGAAACGGGTATTGACCATTCTTGAAGGTGAAAGCCTGGTGAATGACGCTTCTTCTCTGATTGTTTTCAAATTTGCCCTGGCAGCTATTCTCACCGGAACATTTTCATTCCAGGAAGCGACCGGGCAATTTTTCCTGGTTGCAGGAATGGGAATTGTGGTAGGGATAGTGGGTGCGCATGTCTTTTATGCCGTACACCGGTTTTTACCCACCACACCAGCTATTGATGCAGCCTTGACAGTCATGACACCTTATTTATTGTTCCTGGTGGCGGAGCATTACCATTTTTCAGGGGTGATGGCTGTTGTAAGCGGCGGTTTGTTTATGTCGTACAGGGCCCACGAGGTTTTCAGAACGGGAAGTACGCGTCTGAATATGCTCGGCGTATGGACCACGATGATCTTTGTGATGAATGCTTTTGTGTTCATTATTATCGGGCTGCAATTGCCTGATATCATTGCCGGATTGGGAGGATACTCCGTTGCTGAAGCTGTGAAATACGCATTGATTATCAGCGGGATTATTATTGTGCTGCGGATCCTGTGGGTTTACCCGGCAGCTTTTGTACCGCGCTGGCTCAGTGCACGGGTAAGAAAAGATCCTTCCCCGGGATGGAAAGGCCCGTTGATCATCGGTTGGGCAGGAATGCGGGGAGTGGTTTCACTGGCAACCGCTTTATCGATTCCATTGCTGACTACTTATGGAACAGATTTTCCGCACCGGAATCTCATCGTTTTCATCACTTTTGTGGTCATTTTGATCACGCTGGTCGTCCAGGGATTGACGCTTCCGTTGATTATCAAACTGATTAAACTGGAAGAAATCGATCACGTTGTGAGGGGTGATGAACAGCAGGCCGGTATCCAGTTGCGTTTGGATACAATTGCTCTGGATCACGTACATAAAAAACACACAGGAGAATTAGCCGATAACGAGTTGCTGTTATTTTACAAAGAGAACATCAAGCTCCGGATGGAAAATACGCAAATGCAACTCAATTCGGCAGAATGCAGCCAGATGAAAGCGGCAGAGGTCAAAAAATACCAAAAAGTACTGATGGAGGTTTATGCCTTGCAGCGAAAGGAATTGTTCAAATTAAGGAAAGAAAAGTTTTTCAGTGATGAAGAGATCCGGAAAGCAGAATTGCAAGTGGATCTGAACGAATTGAAGATTCATAACTCGAAACATTTGTAAGTGAAGTAAAAAGTGAAAAGTGAAAAGTAAAAAGTGAAAAGTAAAAAGTGAAAAGTTGAAGTAGACTTTAGGTGATTGCTTTTTGACTTTTAACATGTTCCATTTAAACATATAAGATGCATTCAGGTAAATCATATCGTGTGAAGGAATTCCTGCTTTGGACCAGGAGGAATATTTATTGGCTGATCCTTATAGGATTTATACCGGTCGCTCTTTTTGACCTGTTGAAGGTTCATTGGATTGCTATTCCGTGGACGGTCGTTGCGCTTCTGGGTACGGCCACGGCATTCATTGTCGGGTTTAAGAATACGCAGACCTATAACAGGACCTGGGAAGCGCGCCAGATTTGGGGCGGAATTGTAAACAGCAGCCGTTCGTGGGGAACCATGGCTAAAAATGTCATTCCCGATCCGGCTATTGAAAAGGAGTTGATTTACCGTCATTTTGCCTGGCTTACAGCGCTTCGTTATCAATTGCGCGACGCACGTTCCTGGGAAACTGTTTCGAAACCTTACAACCAGGAATACAAGCGATTTTATAAAGTTCCGGAGCAGGAAACGTCTTTGGAAGAGGAATTGATCAAATACATGAGTGAACCGGAAATGGCCTTTATCCTCGGTAAAAAGAACCGGGCAACCCAATTGCTTGCGTTACAGGCTGAAACGTTGCGCAGGGCATTTGATGCGAAGCAGATTGATTCTTACCAGTACCTGGAAATGCAGCGCGTATTGAATGAATTCTTCGAACACCAGGGGAAAAGCGAACGGATCAAGAATTTCCCGTATCCGCGTCAATTTGCATCGATCAATACTTTTTTCATCCGGTTGTTCTGCTTCCTGCTTCCGTTT
The window above is part of the Fluviicola sp. genome. Proteins encoded here:
- a CDS encoding phosphoribosyltransferase family protein; this translates as MKLVLNQHQIEQKIMRLAHEILENTYGIPELFIGGIIGNGETFAQQITEIVRKNSSQEVTYFKIELDKDHPLDSTIKCSIDPTLFHGKSVILVDDVINSGTTMQYGVMKILEQPVRSVKTVALVDRMHRRYPIKCDFVGMTLTTTLGERVEVMPSNGSLEAFLV
- a CDS encoding Na+/H+ antiporter, which codes for MHHSLLFFLCLLFGVFMLVMLAQRVKIAYPIFLVLAGLGISMIPGIPKVTIDPEIIFLIFLPPLLYEAAWYTSWNDFWKWKRPISLLAFGLVFFTSLIVAFVSSSIIPDFSLAMGFLLGGIISPPDAVAAATVLKGMPVPKRVLTILEGESLVNDASSLIVFKFALAAILTGTFSFQEATGQFFLVAGMGIVVGIVGAHVFYAVHRFLPTTPAIDAALTVMTPYLLFLVAEHYHFSGVMAVVSGGLFMSYRAHEVFRTGSTRLNMLGVWTTMIFVMNAFVFIIIGLQLPDIIAGLGGYSVAEAVKYALIISGIIIVLRILWVYPAAFVPRWLSARVRKDPSPGWKGPLIIGWAGMRGVVSLATALSIPLLTTYGTDFPHRNLIVFITFVVILITLVVQGLTLPLIIKLIKLEEIDHVVRGDEQQAGIQLRLDTIALDHVHKKHTGELADNELLLFYKENIKLRMENTQMQLNSAECSQMKAAEVKKYQKVLMEVYALQRKELFKLRKEKFFSDEEIRKAELQVDLNELKIHNSKHL
- a CDS encoding bestrophin family ion channel, encoding MHSGKSYRVKEFLLWTRRNIYWLILIGFIPVALFDLLKVHWIAIPWTVVALLGTATAFIVGFKNTQTYNRTWEARQIWGGIVNSSRSWGTMAKNVIPDPAIEKELIYRHFAWLTALRYQLRDARSWETVSKPYNQEYKRFYKVPEQETSLEEELIKYMSEPEMAFILGKKNRATQLLALQAETLRRAFDAKQIDSYQYLEMQRVLNEFFEHQGKSERIKNFPYPRQFASINTFFIRLFCFLLPFGMLLEFQKLNDYVEGPMKGYMVWLVVPFSVLISWVYTTLEQVGESTENPFEGSANDVPISQISRTIEIDLREMLGETDLPPALTPVNNIVL